The segment CCGCTTCGCGCTGTCTTATAAGCGCGTCCAGCTCTTGCGCCTTGCGTCGGTATAGTTCTAACGTCTGCGCCGCGTCCTTATTCGTCATGATCCGCCCTGCTCTGAAGATCTTCGCTGAAGCGGTCATACGCTGCCTTTAACATAGCTTGCCGCTTCCCGTATGATAAATACCTTTGCGCCGCTTCGCGCGCGATCTCACGCCTTACCGCCGCATATTCGGCGGATTGCGTCCACATATGCCGCGTCTGCCATTCCCGCCCGTCGTAATGCCGCCTGTATTCTTCCCACAGTCCCCGCAGCTCCGGAGCACGCCTAAGCTTCAGCAAAGCTGCCGTACACCGCCCTGCGATATATGACACGCTGCGGCCTTCCGCTTTTGCTATATCGGTAAACGTTACCCCGTGCCAAAAGTGGAGCTCCAATATGTGACGCTGCCTTTTCGTAAGTCTCAGCATTGCCGCCCTTACCTTCTCTTGCGCGTCCGAAAGCTCCACCGCGTCAAAGGCGTCGCCTGCCCGTTCATCGGGGAGCGCATCCCATAAAATAAGACTTTCGTCATCGTTTATGGGCGCGTCCCCGCTCACTTCCGTATACGGCTTCTTGCGAAGCGGCAGGCCGGAGCGTCTGACGGCAGCCGTGCGCAAATGCAGGCTCAAATACGCCGTGAAGGCAAAGCCTTTGTATGGATCATACGCCTTTACCGCGTTCAAAAAGCCGAAATATGCACATTGTACGACGTCCTCAGCATCGATCCAATTCGGCAGGGCAAGCCGCCGCGCATATTCGCGCATGAGCTTTATGCACAGCCGTTCCACCGCTTCCCACAGCGGCGTTAAATACTCCGTATGCCCCCCCTGCACCATAAGCGCCATGTGTTCCTTGCTCGTTTCCAAAATCCGCGCCCCCCTGTGATATAATATTGGCAGGGACGCGGCGGCAGCCTTAAAACATCTTTGTCTTTATTACGCCCGTTGCGGGGTACATATCCGCGTACACACCGCCGCATCTTCCGTGCCTGTTTTTCGCTATGTTCATTTTAAGGCACTTAAAATCGCCCAGCTTGTCCCGCGTTCCTTCCGTTTCCGTCTGCGAAAGCAGTATAACGCCGTCTGCGTCTTGCTCTATCGTGCCACTGTCTCTAAGGTGGAATACTTCCGGTTCGCCCTTTGCCGCTTCGCGGTTGAGCTGGGCGAGGCATAAAACGGGAATATTAAACTTTATCGCCGTCTGCTTCAGTTCAGCCGAAAAATCGCTCATAACGTCGTATCTCGTGCGTTTATCGCCGCTCTGACGCGATATAAGGCCGATATAGTCGATAACCAACAGCCCCGCTTTTTCCTTCATACGGCGAAGCTGGGCGCGTATCTGCGCCGTCGTAGGCCTTCCCGTTATAAGACGGAAGCGGCTGCCTTTAAGCCTATGTATGGCGTCTATGACCGCGCTTTGTTCGTCCTCGCTCATATCCCCGTTCAAGATCTTGAAGTACTGTACATGAGCTTCACGCGATACGCGCCGCGCCGCGATCTGATCCGCGCCCATCTCCATATTGACGTACAGCACGGGAACGCCGCGCGCCGCCACATTCTGCGCTATCGTCAGCGCAACTGTCGTTTTTCCCACGGCCGGACGCGCCGCCAGCACATAAAGGCCGCCTTTTACAAAGCCGTCGCCCAAAGCCTTGTCAAGCATCTTTAAGCCGGTCGGCACGGTCACCTTTTCATTGCTTGAAAGCCGCTGCGTAAGCGTGATAAGGTCGGAATTATAAGCCGCTTCCCGCGCGTACGTGTCCTTTTCCTTTGCCGCTTCAAGCTCGGACAATATAGCGTCGGCAACCTCGCCGCTGTCCTTGCCGGTCATGAGATCTTCGCTTATCTGTAAGCTCAACTCATACAGCCGTCTTTGCGCGTTCTTCTCTTTCAGCATGAGGCAGTAATCATAAAGCCCCGCCGTTGACGGCACCGCTTCCATGGCATTCATCCATACCCTTTTATCGATCGGCTTGCCCTTCTTCTCAAGCAAGGCCGTAACGGTAAACGGATCTATCAAAGCCCCTTCGTCGAAAAGCTCGGAAGCGGCTTCGTATATGTCCCTGTATTCCGGCGTTGAAAAATCGTCGGCGTTTATCGTTTCCGCCGCCGTGATAATCCCTTTTTCGCCGTCGATCAGTATCGCCCCTATGATCGCCTGCTCTATGTCTTGAGCATTAAGAACGTTCATTTGCTTCTCCTTTCGTTTCCCTTCTATAGGCGGGGGCGTTTCACGCGCCCCCGCCGTCTTATGTCTTTGTCTTATGTCTTTACTGTGTGCCCATTTTGCACTACCTGTAGTGCCCATTTTGCACTATCTGTAGTGCCCATTTTGCACTATCTGTAGTGCCCATTTTGCACTACCCGCATTATTGTTGAAGCGGCTTTTTGAGCTTGTACAGCGTCGTTTTATGGCCGCTTATTCGGTACGCCAAGAATCCGCCCGCTATAAGCTCGTTTCGCGCACGAAGTACCGTGTGCCGCTTCAGCCCCGTATAATCCGCAAGCAGGCTTAAAGAAGCGGGAAACCATTCTTGCCAATATGCCGAATTGTTTATATCAACAAGCATTACCCACAAAAGCCGCGCGCTCGGACTTAGCTTTGCCCTTCGCGCCGTCTGAATATTTGTCCTCATTTCGTCCGTATATGTTCTTTCGGCCATTCGCCGCCTCCGTCTGTGCCTTCGTCTGTCCTCGCCCCAAAAGTCAAAATCCTGCCGTGCATGTACCGAATAAACGGCCACAGTCTGACCGTCTGCGCCTATTCTCACACACCACGGGGGGCATACGCCCGTCACTCAAGCCACCCGCTTAACCTTGCTTCACTTATAAGCATCTTCAGCGTTTCCGGATCGCTCAGGTCCGGCAGAATGAACGTTACGACGCCGCTTTCGTTGTTGTGCCTCAGCTCCGGCACGCTGCCCGTTGTCAGTATGACGCGCCTTTCCCCCCCTTGACACGCGCCGCTAATATCGCGTATAATAACAGTGTGAGAAATTGACGGTCATTCGTCAAAGCCTTCTTCCCGCGTTTCCTGTTGCCCACAGGCGCGGGATTTTCTTTTGCCCTATACGTCATTTTCGCCACCCCTCGCATCAAACAGATCTTCGGCGTGTCTGTCCAAAATCTTTTTACTGCTCGCTAATAGTTCGCTTAACGCGTACATACACGACAGCGCGCCCCCGTCATCTACTTTGTTTGAGCTTATGTTAAAACGACTTTCTAAAACAAATAGGCTTACTTTTTGAAGCCCCTCGCATATCTCCAACGTTGAATATACGGCCTCTATATCGTCTATGGCTTTTGAAATATCCATGTTCATTATTTTTGCCCCCTTATAAGACATATTTTTTCAATTCCGTTTCTAACGGCACTTCGCGGCTTTCGTATAATTTCCGTGCGACGTCTGTTACTCTCCACCTAAGCCGCCCGTTAATACGGACGGCCGGCAGATCTTGCGCCCACTTTTTGCCCGTGGCGGGCTTCACCGCGCCTATTTCGCGCGTAATGTCCGCAAGCGTCATAGCCCCGCCGTAAAGCTCCCTAAGCTCACGTACAAGAGCTTTTTCTTCCCGTGTCTGTCTCATTCGTTTTCACCCCCCTTCCGTCTGCCGCTTCATCGAAGAGATATTCAATGCTCAGCGGTGAGAAAAACGCTTTGTGAATTGCCAGTGCTTCCGCAACCGAAAACTCCGACACGCCGCAGATTTTGTTACGCACACTTTTGGGGGAGCACCCTAATACCTTTTGAATGTCTTTATTTCGCACCCCCGCGCGCGCCATTTCCGCCTTTAAATTCGCTTTCATTTTTTGCGCCCCCTTTCACCCTAAAAGGTTATTATACGGGCATTTTACACCTTATTAGGGGATATGTCAACACTTTTTTACCCTTTACGGGAAATTTTTCTTTACAAGTTCGTCTTTTTGCGTTAAGCTAAAAATAAGGAGTGACGCAAAATGACATTAGAAGAACAATTAAAAGCCATAATCTTAGAACAATACAAGAGCATACGCGCCTTTGCGCAAGAAATCGGCGTACCATACTCAACGCTTGATAATATCTTAAAGCGGCCAAACGGCATAAATAACGCCGGCGTAAGCCTCATGCTAAAAATTTTCAACGCATTAAACCTTGATATCGAAAGCACACAGACGGGCACCCTTACTCCAAAAATGCAGACGGAAATTGACCCCGAACCTTTAATTGATGCTATAAATAAGGTTTTAAGCGAACAAATAAAGGAACAAATCTGCCGAAAGCTACGGAAAAATAAAAGCGAATAAGGCATCGTCGAAAACTCATATAAGCCGCTTCAAAGTATAAAAAAGAGGTGCAGACATGAAGATACCGAAAATAAGAAAGCTAGCGTCAGGCGCGTACACTTGCCAGCTTCGCATAAACGGGCAAAGCATAAGTATAACCGATTATGACAAAAAGAAAGTTGAACGGCTTGCCGTGGGATATAAAACGGGCATAATAAAAGCCCGCCGTGCGCCGGAACGTATAACCGTAGGCGAAGCGGTCAACAGATACGCGGAAGAAAAGCGCAACATACTTTCACCGGCCACGGTAAGAGAATATAAGCGCGTAGCACGCACTGACCTTGCCGACATTGCATATATGCCCATTGAGGCAATAGCGAAGCAAAGGCCGCTTCAGCGTTTCATAAATGACTTTGCCGCCGACCATTCGCCTAAGAGCGTTCTCAATGTTTATAGCCTGCTCACAGCCGCATTAAAAAACGCCGGAGCCGATTTGAGCGATATAAGCGTAACGCTCCCCGAAAAGCATAAGACAAGGCAGCGCACACCCACGGAACGCGATATAAGCCGCCTTATCGCCTCTATAACGGGCACTCCGCTTGAGGTGCCCGTATACCTTGCCGCGTTCGGTTCGCTGCGCAGAAGCGAAATTTGCGCCCTCAGGCGCGAAGATATAGCCGATACGGGCGTATGGATAACAAAAGCGTGCGTTAGAAACGATAAAAACAAATGGATCATAAAAGTGCCGAAAGAAGTTGAAAGCGCACGACATGCCGCGCTGCCGCCTGCCGTTGTAAAAAAGCTGAAGGCCTTGCCGGAAAACAGCCCCGTCACGCAGTTAAACCCTAATCAAATCACTATGCGCTTTAATAGACTGCTCAAAAAAGAGGGAATACCCGCGTTCCGCTTCCACGATCTGCGCGCATATTGGGCAAGCGTAGCACACGCGGCAGGAATGCCGGATTATTACTTGATGAAAAACGGCGGATGGTCTACCATGGAAACGCCGCGTAAACATTATATGCGCGATATGTCGGAGCTTATAACACCGGCGCAAGACGCCGCGCAGAGCCATTTTGAAAGCCTTCTCGAAGCGGAAAAAGAGGAGAAAAAAATAAAGCTTGTTTTGTGATTGCCGTGCGCTTTTATCCCCTTTTATCCCTTAAAATTGCTAACAAAAATGCTAACGCTTTTTAAAAAACGCAGTAATTACGCGGATTTTCAGCCTTTCGTTTGCAGGTTCAAGTCCTGTCACCCGCACCAATAAGGTCGTCATGCTCCATCGGGGCATGTCGGCCTTTTCTTATTGTGACAGGACTTGAACCTTATGAAGGCGATGAGTGCGAGCGCTGCCGGTGGCAGATGAAGCGAGCATGAATCGGCGCAGCGGTCGTAAAGCGGGCTGCCGCAAGGCGGCGGCGTGATTCGGGCACCGCAAGAGAAGACGTTAAGAAAACAGTCCGGTGGACTGTTTTCAGGCGGCCGGAGCGCGGACGGCTGTGCCGTCAAGCTCGGCAGATGCTCTGCATCTGCGGTCCTGTCACCCGCGCCACGAAAGACCGTCATGCTCCATCGGAGCATGGCGGTCTTTTTGTATTGTGACAGGACTTGAACCTTGTTTTTTACGTAAGTATTGCTTTATTCGCTTATGTATTATATTATAATATCAGGATGATAGCCCATAGTTTTACTTGACCTTACGATCACGAACACGCAAAGGAGGATGCTTAATGAAACGCATCGTTTTACGCATTACCCTGCTATGTTTCCTTTTT is part of the Clostridia bacterium genome and harbors:
- a CDS encoding helix-turn-helix transcriptional regulator — protein: MTLEEQLKAIILEQYKSIRAFAQEIGVPYSTLDNILKRPNGINNAGVSLMLKIFNALNLDIESTQTGTLTPKMQTEIDPEPLIDAINKVLSEQIKEQICRKLRKNKSE
- a CDS encoding AAA family ATPase; translated protein: MNVLNAQDIEQAIIGAILIDGEKGIITAAETINADDFSTPEYRDIYEAASELFDEGALIDPFTVTALLEKKGKPIDKRVWMNAMEAVPSTAGLYDYCLMLKEKNAQRRLYELSLQISEDLMTGKDSGEVADAILSELEAAKEKDTYAREAAYNSDLITLTQRLSSNEKVTVPTGLKMLDKALGDGFVKGGLYVLAARPAVGKTTVALTIAQNVAARGVPVLYVNMEMGADQIAARRVSREAHVQYFKILNGDMSEDEQSAVIDAIHRLKGSRFRLITGRPTTAQIRAQLRRMKEKAGLLVIDYIGLISRQSGDKRTRYDVMSDFSAELKQTAIKFNIPVLCLAQLNREAAKGEPEVFHLRDSGTIEQDADGVILLSQTETEGTRDKLGDFKCLKMNIAKNRHGRCGGVYADMYPATGVIKTKMF
- a CDS encoding site-specific integrase, with the translated sequence MKIPKIRKLASGAYTCQLRINGQSISITDYDKKKVERLAVGYKTGIIKARRAPERITVGEAVNRYAEEKRNILSPATVREYKRVARTDLADIAYMPIEAIAKQRPLQRFINDFAADHSPKSVLNVYSLLTAALKNAGADLSDISVTLPEKHKTRQRTPTERDISRLIASITGTPLEVPVYLAAFGSLRRSEICALRREDIADTGVWITKACVRNDKNKWIIKVPKEVESARHAALPPAVVKKLKALPENSPVTQLNPNQITMRFNRLLKKEGIPAFRFHDLRAYWASVAHAAGMPDYYLMKNGGWSTMETPRKHYMRDMSELITPAQDAAQSHFESLLEAEKEEKKIKLVL
- a CDS encoding helix-turn-helix domain-containing protein is translated as MAERTYTDEMRTNIQTARRAKLSPSARLLWVMLVDINNSAYWQEWFPASLSLLADYTGLKRHTVLRARNELIAGGFLAYRISGHKTTLYKLKKPLQQ
- a CDS encoding XRE family transcriptional regulator, whose amino-acid sequence is MKANLKAEMARAGVRNKDIQKVLGCSPKSVRNKICGVSEFSVAEALAIHKAFFSPLSIEYLFDEAADGRGVKTNETDTGRKSSCT
- a CDS encoding sigma-70 family RNA polymerase sigma factor, encoding METSKEHMALMVQGGHTEYLTPLWEAVERLCIKLMREYARRLALPNWIDAEDVVQCAYFGFLNAVKAYDPYKGFAFTAYLSLHLRTAAVRRSGLPLRKKPYTEVSGDAPINDDESLILWDALPDERAGDAFDAVELSDAQEKVRAAMLRLTKRQRHILELHFWHGVTFTDIAKAEGRSVSYIAGRCTAALLKLRRAPELRGLWEEYRRHYDGREWQTRHMWTQSAEYAAVRREIAREAAQRYLSYGKRQAMLKAAYDRFSEDLQSRADHDE